The Nitrospira sp. DNA segment TGCGGTGGCATCGCTCTTGGTTTTTATCTATTCCTGGAACGAGTTCATGTTTGCCCTGACGCTGACGGCCAGTGATGCCACTCGCACCGCACCGGTCGCCGTCGCATTGTTCCCGGGGTTGTACGAAATTCCTTGGGGCGACCTGGCCGCCGCGTCTCTGGTGGTGACTCTGCCGGTCGCCGGTCTCGCGCTGGCATTTCAACGCCACATCATTGCCGGCCTGACAGCCGGCAGTGTGAAAGGATAAGGCCATGGCTGAAGTCCGGATCGAGTTGATCGAGAAGCGTATCGGACACAAAACCATTCTCCCTCCGCTCACGCTGACGGTACAGGACGGCGAGTTCTTCGTACTCGTGGGCCCTTCCGGCTGTGGGAAATCCACATTGCTGAGCCTCCTTGCCGGTCTTGATCAACCGACCGCCGGTCGTATTCTGTTCGACGGGGTCGATGTCACCGACTTGGAACCGCGGGAGCGCGATGTGGCGTTGGTGTTTCAAAGCTACGCGTTGTACCCCCACATGACTGTTCGCGAGAATAT contains these protein-coding regions:
- a CDS encoding ABC transporter ATP-binding protein, whose product is MAEVRIELIEKRIGHKTILPPLTLTVQDGEFFVLVGPSGCGKSTLLSLLAGLDQPTAGRILFDGVDVTDLEPRERDVALVFQSYALYPHMTVREN